In one Zonotrichia albicollis isolate bZonAlb1 chromosome 14, bZonAlb1.hap1, whole genome shotgun sequence genomic region, the following are encoded:
- the FHL1 gene encoding four and a half LIM domains protein 1 isoform X2 has translation MAFHRHTGPGSYTVGTMSERFDCHYCRDPLQGKKYVQKEGRHCCVKCFDKFCANTCIECKKPIGADSKELHFKNRYWHDSCFRCFKCYTSLVNEPFMLRENNKVWCSNCTAAEDAPRCKGCFKPIIAGDQNVEYKKMVWHKDCFTCSQCKQVIGSGSFFPKGDDFYCVSCHEHKFAKTCAKCKNPITSGGLTYQEQPWHSECFICSNCKKQLGGKRFTAVEDQFYCVECYKECVAKKCAGCKNPITGFGRGTSVVNYEDESWHDYCFKCTKCARGLANKRFVCHNGKIYCAECPKRL, from the exons ATGGCTTTCCACAGGCACACAG ggcctggcagcTACACCGTGGGCACCATGTCGGAGCGCTTCGACTGCCACTACTGCCGGGATCCCCTGCAGGGCAAGAAGTACGTGCAGAAGGAGGGGCGGCACTGCTGCGTCAAGTGCTTCGACAAGTTCTGTGCCAACACCTGCATCGAGTGCAAGAAACCCATCGGGGCCGACTCCAAG GAGCTGCATTTCAAGAACCGCTACTGGCACGACAGCTGCTTCCGCTGCTTCAAGTGCTACACGTCCCTGGTCAATGAACCCTTCATGCTGAGGGAGAACAACAAGGTCTGGTGCAGCAACTGCACTGCTGCTGAGGATGCACCCAGGTGTAAGGGCTGCTTCAAGCCCATTATTGCAG GAGACCAAAACGTTGAGTACAAGAAGATGGTCTGGCACAAGGATTGCTTCACCTGCAGCCAGTGCAAGCAAGTGATTGGATCTGGGAGCTTCTTCCCCAAGGGTGATGACTTCTACTGTGTCTCCTGCCATGAGCACAAGTTTGCCAAGACCTGTGCTAAGTGCAAGAAT CCCATCACTTCTGGAGGCCTCACTTACCAGGAGCAGCCTTGGCATTCCGAGTGTTTCATTTGCTCCAACTGCAAGAAGCAACTGGGAGGGAAGCGCTTCACAGCTGTGGAGGATCAGTTTTACTGCGTTGAGTGCTACAAGGAGTGTGTTGCCAAGAAGTGTGCTGGATGCAAGAATCCTATTACAG GATTTGGAAGAGGAACCAGTGTGGTTAACTATGAAGATGAGTCCTGGCACGATTACTGTTTCAAATGCACAAAGTGTGCCCGTGGGCTGGCCAACAAGCGCTTTGTTTGCCATAATGGAAAAATTTATTGTGCTGAGTGCCCCAAACGACTGTAA
- the FHL1 gene encoding four and a half LIM domains protein 1 isoform X1, translated as MAFHRHTGPGSYTVGTMSERFDCHYCRDPLQGKKYVQKEGRHCCVKCFDKFCANTCIECKKPIGADSKELHFKNRYWHDSCFRCFKCYTSLVNEPFMLRENNKVWCSNCTAAEDAPRCKGCFKPIIAGDQNVEYKKMVWHKDCFTCSQCKQVIGSGSFFPKGDDFYCVSCHEHKFAKTCAKCKNPITSGGLTYQEQPWHSECFICSNCKKQLGGKRFTAVEDQFYCVECYKECVAKKCAGCKNPITAGFGRGTSVVNYEDESWHDYCFKCTKCARGLANKRFVCHNGKIYCAECPKRL; from the exons ATGGCTTTCCACAGGCACACAG ggcctggcagcTACACCGTGGGCACCATGTCGGAGCGCTTCGACTGCCACTACTGCCGGGATCCCCTGCAGGGCAAGAAGTACGTGCAGAAGGAGGGGCGGCACTGCTGCGTCAAGTGCTTCGACAAGTTCTGTGCCAACACCTGCATCGAGTGCAAGAAACCCATCGGGGCCGACTCCAAG GAGCTGCATTTCAAGAACCGCTACTGGCACGACAGCTGCTTCCGCTGCTTCAAGTGCTACACGTCCCTGGTCAATGAACCCTTCATGCTGAGGGAGAACAACAAGGTCTGGTGCAGCAACTGCACTGCTGCTGAGGATGCACCCAGGTGTAAGGGCTGCTTCAAGCCCATTATTGCAG GAGACCAAAACGTTGAGTACAAGAAGATGGTCTGGCACAAGGATTGCTTCACCTGCAGCCAGTGCAAGCAAGTGATTGGATCTGGGAGCTTCTTCCCCAAGGGTGATGACTTCTACTGTGTCTCCTGCCATGAGCACAAGTTTGCCAAGACCTGTGCTAAGTGCAAGAAT CCCATCACTTCTGGAGGCCTCACTTACCAGGAGCAGCCTTGGCATTCCGAGTGTTTCATTTGCTCCAACTGCAAGAAGCAACTGGGAGGGAAGCGCTTCACAGCTGTGGAGGATCAGTTTTACTGCGTTGAGTGCTACAAGGAGTGTGTTGCCAAGAAGTGTGCTGGATGCAAGAATCCTATTACAG CAGGATTTGGAAGAGGAACCAGTGTGGTTAACTATGAAGATGAGTCCTGGCACGATTACTGTTTCAAATGCACAAAGTGTGCCCGTGGGCTGGCCAACAAGCGCTTTGTTTGCCATAATGGAAAAATTTATTGTGCTGAGTGCCCCAAACGACTGTAA
- the FHL1 gene encoding four and a half LIM domains protein 1 isoform X3, whose translation MSERFDCHYCRDPLQGKKYVQKEGRHCCVKCFDKFCANTCIECKKPIGADSKELHFKNRYWHDSCFRCFKCYTSLVNEPFMLRENNKVWCSNCTAAEDAPRCKGCFKPIIAGDQNVEYKKMVWHKDCFTCSQCKQVIGSGSFFPKGDDFYCVSCHEHKFAKTCAKCKNPITSGGLTYQEQPWHSECFICSNCKKQLGGKRFTAVEDQFYCVECYKECVAKKCAGCKNPITAGFGRGTSVVNYEDESWHDYCFKCTKCARGLANKRFVCHNGKIYCAECPKRL comes from the exons ATGTCGGAGCGCTTCGACTGCCACTACTGCCGGGATCCCCTGCAGGGCAAGAAGTACGTGCAGAAGGAGGGGCGGCACTGCTGCGTCAAGTGCTTCGACAAGTTCTGTGCCAACACCTGCATCGAGTGCAAGAAACCCATCGGGGCCGACTCCAAG GAGCTGCATTTCAAGAACCGCTACTGGCACGACAGCTGCTTCCGCTGCTTCAAGTGCTACACGTCCCTGGTCAATGAACCCTTCATGCTGAGGGAGAACAACAAGGTCTGGTGCAGCAACTGCACTGCTGCTGAGGATGCACCCAGGTGTAAGGGCTGCTTCAAGCCCATTATTGCAG GAGACCAAAACGTTGAGTACAAGAAGATGGTCTGGCACAAGGATTGCTTCACCTGCAGCCAGTGCAAGCAAGTGATTGGATCTGGGAGCTTCTTCCCCAAGGGTGATGACTTCTACTGTGTCTCCTGCCATGAGCACAAGTTTGCCAAGACCTGTGCTAAGTGCAAGAAT CCCATCACTTCTGGAGGCCTCACTTACCAGGAGCAGCCTTGGCATTCCGAGTGTTTCATTTGCTCCAACTGCAAGAAGCAACTGGGAGGGAAGCGCTTCACAGCTGTGGAGGATCAGTTTTACTGCGTTGAGTGCTACAAGGAGTGTGTTGCCAAGAAGTGTGCTGGATGCAAGAATCCTATTACAG CAGGATTTGGAAGAGGAACCAGTGTGGTTAACTATGAAGATGAGTCCTGGCACGATTACTGTTTCAAATGCACAAAGTGTGCCCGTGGGCTGGCCAACAAGCGCTTTGTTTGCCATAATGGAAAAATTTATTGTGCTGAGTGCCCCAAACGACTGTAA